In Candidatus Krumholzibacteriia bacterium, one genomic interval encodes:
- a CDS encoding DUF1572 domain-containing protein: MRPVIASIESEYRRYKLLAEASFHQLSEEQLAQPGNATVNSVATLAWHVSGNLKSRFTDFLASDGEKPWRNREAEFLPRNASHAELLDEWEEGWQVLFATLAGMDDGDLARSVVIRDSPLPVTEALHRSLAHVAYHVGQIVFIARALRGPEWEFLSIPPGETADYNKNPAREKGTG; the protein is encoded by the coding sequence ATGCGCCCCGTCATCGCCTCGATAGAATCCGAGTACCGCCGCTACAAGCTCCTGGCGGAGGCCTCGTTCCACCAGCTGAGCGAGGAGCAGCTCGCCCAGCCCGGCAACGCGACCGTCAACTCCGTGGCCACCCTGGCCTGGCACGTCTCCGGCAACCTCAAGTCGCGCTTCACCGATTTTCTCGCCAGCGACGGCGAAAAGCCGTGGCGCAACCGCGAGGCCGAGTTTCTGCCGCGCAATGCGAGCCACGCCGAGTTGCTGGATGAATGGGAGGAAGGCTGGCAGGTGCTGTTTGCCACCCTGGCCGGCATGGACGACGGCGACCTCGCCCGTTCCGTGGTCATCCGCGACAGCCCGCTCCCGGTGACCGAGGCGCTGCACCGTTCGCTCGCGCACGTGGCCTACCACGTGGGGCAGATCGTGTTCATCGCGCGCGCGTTGCGCGGTCCGGAATGGGAGTTCCTGAGCATTCCTCCCGGCGAGACCGCCGACTACAACAAGAACCCGGCGCGCGAAAAGGGAACCGGCTGA
- a CDS encoding metalloregulator ArsR/SmtB family transcription factor has protein sequence MSNDLDPVWKALSDPTRRAILDLLRKGPCTTTEIVAQFPALSRFGVMKHVGVLRDAGLVQTRQEGRRTLNSLNAVPIRMIYERWVSGYQDLWASTLTSLKKSLEGDPGEKP, from the coding sequence GTGAGCAACGACCTCGACCCCGTGTGGAAGGCGCTGTCGGACCCGACGCGCCGCGCGATCCTCGACCTGCTGCGCAAGGGGCCGTGCACCACCACCGAAATCGTGGCGCAGTTCCCCGCGTTGTCGCGCTTCGGTGTGATGAAGCACGTGGGCGTGCTGCGCGACGCGGGGCTGGTGCAGACGCGCCAGGAGGGCCGTCGCACGCTCAACAGCCTCAACGCGGTGCCGATCCGCATGATCTACGAACGCTGGGTGAGTGGTTACCAGGACCTGTGGGCGAGCACGCTCACGTCGCTCAAGAAGTCTCTGGAAGGCGATCCCGGCGAGAAACCCTGA
- a CDS encoding SRPBCC domain-containing protein codes for MNQAAANDLHVNIEQTVEIKAAPGDVFEGLIQHMCRLEGEEGNPPVILKLERWPGGRWFRDLDAGSGHLWGFVQAIKPPTLLEIFGPMFMSSPVAGHIIVRLSPIAGGTKLVFKNDVFGMIPSELKEGLSEGWGDMLTRIKRDAEK; via the coding sequence ATGAATCAGGCCGCAGCAAACGATCTGCACGTCAACATCGAGCAAACCGTCGAGATCAAGGCCGCCCCGGGCGACGTGTTCGAGGGGCTCATCCAGCACATGTGCCGGCTGGAGGGCGAGGAAGGCAACCCGCCGGTGATCCTCAAGCTGGAACGCTGGCCGGGGGGCCGCTGGTTCCGTGACCTCGACGCCGGCAGCGGGCACCTGTGGGGCTTCGTGCAGGCCATCAAGCCGCCCACCCTGCTGGAGATCTTCGGCCCGATGTTCATGTCGAGCCCGGTGGCGGGGCACATCATCGTGCGCCTCTCCCCCATCGCCGGCGGGACGAAGCTCGTGTTCAAGAACGACGTGTTCGGCATGATCCCGTCGGAGTTGAAGGAGGGCCTCAGCGAAGGCTGGGGCGACATGCTCACCCGAATCAAGCGCGATGCCGAGAAGTAG
- a CDS encoding pirin family protein: MSIRAVKEITPSQPTLEGAGVKLRRAFGFGKTDVFDPFLLFDDFRGERPEDYIAGFPWHPHRGIETITYVLAGEVSHGDSLGNSGTLGAGDVQWMTAGSGILHQEMPTGDPRGRMHGFQLWANLPRSLKMTTPRYQDVKSGEIPEVVDDNGTRVRVVVGDYAGRRGPVEGIAADPRYLDVFVPAGRRKTLKVEINRHAFAYVFEGAGSFRDASAPQVVQTDRVQPDGAEIRDLTGNRSLVLFDRGDEVTVQAGPEGVRFLLVSGKPLEEPVAWQGPIVMNTPEELRQAYAELREGTFIKA; encoded by the coding sequence ATGTCGATCAGGGCCGTAAAGGAAATCACCCCGTCCCAGCCCACCCTCGAGGGCGCGGGCGTGAAGCTGCGCCGCGCGTTCGGTTTTGGAAAGACCGACGTGTTCGATCCGTTCCTGTTGTTCGATGACTTTCGCGGCGAGCGCCCCGAAGACTACATCGCGGGGTTTCCGTGGCACCCGCACCGTGGCATCGAGACCATCACCTACGTGCTCGCGGGCGAGGTGAGCCACGGCGACAGCCTCGGCAACAGCGGTACGCTGGGCGCGGGCGACGTGCAGTGGATGACGGCGGGCAGCGGCATTCTCCACCAGGAGATGCCCACCGGCGATCCGCGCGGCCGCATGCACGGCTTTCAACTGTGGGCGAACCTGCCACGCTCGCTCAAGATGACGACGCCGCGCTACCAGGATGTGAAGTCGGGTGAGATCCCCGAGGTCGTCGATGACAACGGCACCCGCGTGCGCGTGGTGGTGGGTGACTACGCCGGACGGCGCGGTCCTGTGGAGGGCATCGCCGCGGACCCGCGCTACCTCGACGTGTTCGTCCCCGCCGGGCGGCGCAAGACGCTCAAGGTGGAGATCAACCGGCACGCGTTTGCATACGTGTTCGAAGGCGCGGGGTCGTTTCGTGATGCGTCCGCGCCGCAGGTGGTGCAAACCGACCGCGTGCAGCCCGACGGCGCTGAGATCCGCGACCTCACCGGCAACCGCTCGCTGGTGCTGTTCGACCGCGGCGACGAGGTGACCGTGCAGGCCGGACCGGAAGGGGTCCGTTTTCTGCTGGTGTCGGGGAAGCCGCTGGAGGAGCCGGTGGCGTGGCAGGGGCCCATCGTCATGAACACGCCCGAGGAACTGCGCCAGGCCTACGCCGAGCTGCGAGAGGGGACGTTCATCAAGGCGTGA
- a CDS encoding arsenate reductase ArsC — protein MRYRHAHMRLLFVCVENSCRSQMAQAFARMQGGAEVEAFSAGSRPSGTVNAKAIVSMAELGYDLSAHASTGLNAIPAGEFDAVVTMGCGDACPWVPAKKHIEWEIPDPKDMDPDAFRAVRDQIEKQVRELLAAG, from the coding sequence ATGCGATATCGTCATGCCCATATGAGGCTGCTCTTCGTGTGTGTGGAGAACTCGTGCCGGAGCCAGATGGCGCAGGCCTTCGCGCGCATGCAGGGCGGCGCGGAGGTGGAGGCGTTCAGCGCCGGTTCGCGCCCGTCGGGAACCGTCAACGCGAAGGCCATCGTGTCCATGGCGGAGCTGGGTTACGACCTCTCGGCGCACGCGTCGACAGGATTGAACGCGATTCCCGCGGGCGAGTTCGACGCGGTGGTCACTATGGGGTGCGGTGACGCGTGCCCGTGGGTGCCGGCGAAGAAGCACATCGAGTGGGAGATCCCGGATCCGAAGGACATGGACCCGGACGCGTTCCGCGCGGTGCGCGACCAGATCGAGAAGCAGGTGCGCGAACTGCTCGCCGCCGGCTAA
- a CDS encoding protein kinase — MQVRPAARNLHERGTMAVTTRTGQIISHYQVEDLLGSGGMGEVYRGTDTKLGRRIALKFVRPLADPSLRQRLMQEAQAASRLDHPNICTIFEVDETEAGEIFIAMAYYDGETLDRVLSRGPLPAGRALALALQSGRGLAAAHEELIVHRDIKPANLMLVRDDTIKILDFGLAKLMKDARITDPGSVIGTPAYMSPEQLSGRPADQRGDIWSLGAVLYEMVTGKSPFPGESIAQVITAVLNEEPVRASRVNPAVPQTVEKIIERALERDTRRRYERMVEMVQDMADAQAALDPGAITRSFPVASARTSLAVLPFEDMSEAKDQEFLCDGIAEEILRALSHIPDLHVASRTSAFQFKNRSADIREIGAQLGVDAVLEGSVRRVADRVRISAQLINVRDGYRLWYERFDREIRDIFAIEDEIAEQIAAALEINLDTEKGRGRTRRDTPYSDAYELYLQGRQFIHQHRRKTMEIALQLFARAIDINPDFGRAYAGIADCHSFLRLYSGRGEESVAAADDASRKALALEPELSDAHASRGFALFLQNKFEEAEVHLQRAIELDPHLYDPHYISGRLCFTQGRMKEAMEHFREACAIVPEAYDAWYLLGMCYRRLGEDARGRSADLECIEAAKRHLRAHPEDTRAWTMGAAVLAEMGEPDTAARWLANAMSVDPDEPIIVYNAACVYVRLGRVDEALDCLEIAFKLGAVAEWATNDPDLDSLRANPRFQKLLALRPA; from the coding sequence ATGCAGGTTCGGCCCGCCGCCCGCAACCTGCACGAGCGGGGCACCATGGCAGTCACCACGCGAACCGGCCAGATCATCTCCCACTACCAGGTCGAAGACCTCCTCGGCTCCGGGGGGATGGGCGAGGTGTACCGCGGCACCGACACCAAACTCGGGCGCCGCATCGCGCTCAAGTTCGTACGTCCCCTCGCGGACCCCTCGCTGCGCCAGCGCCTCATGCAGGAAGCACAGGCAGCGTCCCGGCTCGACCACCCCAACATCTGCACCATCTTCGAAGTCGACGAGACCGAAGCCGGCGAGATCTTCATCGCCATGGCCTACTACGACGGCGAAACGCTGGACCGCGTTCTGTCCCGTGGCCCGCTCCCCGCGGGCCGCGCGCTCGCACTCGCGCTCCAGTCCGGCCGCGGCCTGGCGGCGGCGCACGAGGAACTCATCGTGCACCGCGACATCAAGCCCGCCAACCTGATGCTCGTGCGCGACGACACCATCAAGATCCTCGACTTCGGCCTGGCCAAGCTCATGAAGGACGCGCGCATCACCGATCCCGGCTCGGTCATCGGGACGCCCGCGTACATGTCTCCGGAACAACTGAGTGGACGCCCCGCGGACCAGCGTGGCGACATCTGGTCGCTGGGTGCGGTGCTCTACGAGATGGTCACGGGGAAGTCGCCGTTTCCGGGAGAGAGTATTGCGCAGGTGATCACCGCCGTGCTCAACGAAGAACCGGTGCGCGCGTCGCGGGTGAACCCGGCGGTGCCGCAGACGGTGGAGAAGATCATCGAGCGGGCGCTGGAGCGCGATACTCGCCGCCGCTACGAGCGCATGGTGGAGATGGTGCAGGACATGGCCGACGCGCAGGCGGCGCTGGATCCGGGAGCCATCACGCGCAGTTTCCCGGTGGCATCGGCGCGTACCTCGCTGGCGGTGCTGCCGTTCGAGGACATGTCGGAAGCGAAGGACCAGGAGTTCCTGTGCGACGGCATCGCGGAAGAGATCCTGCGCGCCCTGAGCCACATTCCGGACCTTCACGTTGCTTCGCGAACTTCGGCGTTCCAGTTCAAGAATCGTTCGGCGGACATCCGTGAGATCGGGGCGCAGCTGGGTGTCGACGCTGTTCTGGAAGGAAGCGTGCGGCGCGTCGCCGACCGCGTTCGCATCTCGGCGCAGTTGATCAACGTGCGGGATGGCTACCGCCTGTGGTACGAGCGTTTCGACCGCGAGATCCGGGATATCTTTGCCATCGAGGACGAGATCGCGGAGCAGATCGCGGCCGCCCTCGAGATCAATCTGGACACGGAGAAGGGGCGCGGCCGGACGCGGCGCGACACCCCGTACTCGGATGCCTACGAACTGTATCTGCAGGGACGCCAGTTCATCCACCAGCACCGCCGCAAGACCATGGAGATCGCCCTGCAGCTCTTCGCCCGCGCCATCGATATCAATCCCGATTTCGGGCGCGCGTATGCCGGCATCGCCGATTGCCACTCCTTCCTGCGCCTGTACTCGGGCCGGGGAGAGGAATCCGTGGCGGCCGCCGACGACGCCAGCCGCAAAGCGCTCGCACTGGAGCCGGAACTCTCCGACGCACACGCGTCGCGCGGATTCGCGCTGTTTCTGCAGAACAAGTTCGAAGAAGCGGAGGTTCACCTGCAGCGCGCCATCGAGCTGGATCCGCACCTGTACGACCCGCACTACATCTCGGGACGCCTGTGTTTCACGCAGGGACGGATGAAAGAAGCCATGGAGCACTTCCGTGAGGCGTGCGCCATCGTGCCGGAGGCGTACGACGCCTGGTACCTGCTCGGCATGTGCTACCGGCGCCTGGGCGAGGACGCGCGCGGGCGCAGCGCGGACCTCGAGTGTATCGAGGCCGCCAAGCGCCACCTGCGCGCGCACCCCGAGGACACGCGCGCATGGACCATGGGGGCCGCGGTGCTGGCGGAGATGGGCGAGCCCGACACGGCGGCCCGCTGGCTCGCCAACGCCATGTCGGTGGACCCCGACGAGCCGATCATCGTGTACAACGCGGCGTGCGTATACGTCAGGCTGGGCCGCGTTGACGAAGCCCTCGACTGCCTCGAAATCGCCTTCAAGCTGGGGGCGGTGGCGGAATGGGCCACCAACGACCCGGATCTGGACTCCCTGCGCGCCAACCCCCGATTCCAGAAGCTGTTGGCTCTGCGGCCCGCGTAG
- a CDS encoding heavy metal translocating P-type ATPase: MKAATRSRGLISVLATTEGFIALLAIAAIALHLVLRYATHATASVFGAAVYNVPLIVALAFGGIPLVIALARGLVRGQFSSDLLAGISIVTAIILQEYLAGTLVVLMLSGGQALETYAVRSASSVLQALARRMPSAAHRKSDGTMTDVSLDDVVVGDLLVVFPHEVCPVDGTVVDGHGAMDESYLTGEPYIMSKAPGTAVLSGAVNGETALTIRAEQKAVDSRYAKIMEVMRESEQRRPKLRRLGDQIGAVYTPVAVVIAIIAWLVSGEAVRFLSVLVVATPCPLLIAIPVAVIGSVSLAARRGIIIKDPAVLERIETCRTAMFDKTGTLTYGQPRLTEVVTGEPFERGDVLGLVASVERYSRHPLASAIVEDARRGGLALSEAGEVSERPGEGLRGMVRGHAIRVTSRAKVAVERPEVVSLLPEHTGGMECVVLIDGRYAATFRFRDEPRADGVPFISHLKGRHRFDKVMLVSGDRESEVRYLAEKVGIHEIHANQSPEQKLELVRAETRLAPTVFLGDGINDAPALTAATVGIAFGEGDIATEAAGAVILDSSLQRVDELMHIGRRMRSIALQSAVGGMALSVLAMLVAAAGYLPPVAGAITQEIIDVFAVVNALRVAVAPGRLIDYKPGA; this comes from the coding sequence GTGAAGGCAGCCACCCGCTCCCGGGGTCTCATTTCGGTCCTCGCTACCACCGAGGGGTTCATCGCCCTTCTCGCGATTGCCGCCATCGCGCTTCATCTCGTCCTCCGCTATGCCACGCACGCGACGGCTTCGGTGTTCGGCGCCGCGGTCTACAATGTGCCGTTGATCGTTGCGCTCGCGTTTGGCGGCATTCCCCTGGTGATAGCCCTTGCGCGCGGACTGGTGCGCGGGCAGTTCAGTTCCGACCTGCTGGCCGGCATCTCCATCGTCACCGCCATCATCCTGCAGGAGTACCTGGCGGGGACACTGGTGGTGTTGATGCTGTCGGGTGGGCAGGCACTGGAAACATACGCGGTGCGCAGCGCGTCGTCGGTGTTGCAGGCGCTCGCGCGGCGCATGCCGTCCGCCGCGCATCGCAAGTCCGACGGCACCATGACCGATGTTTCACTGGACGATGTCGTGGTGGGAGACCTGCTGGTGGTCTTTCCGCACGAGGTCTGCCCCGTGGACGGAACCGTCGTCGACGGACACGGCGCCATGGACGAGTCGTACCTCACCGGGGAGCCCTACATCATGTCCAAGGCACCCGGCACCGCGGTGCTTTCCGGCGCGGTAAACGGTGAAACCGCGCTCACCATCCGCGCCGAGCAGAAGGCCGTCGACTCGCGCTACGCCAAGATCATGGAGGTCATGCGCGAATCCGAGCAGCGCCGCCCGAAACTGCGCCGTCTCGGCGATCAGATCGGCGCCGTGTATACACCCGTCGCGGTTGTCATTGCCATCATCGCCTGGCTGGTGAGTGGGGAGGCGGTGCGCTTCCTGAGTGTGCTGGTGGTGGCGACACCGTGCCCGTTGCTCATCGCCATCCCGGTGGCGGTGATCGGATCGGTCTCGCTGGCCGCGCGCCGGGGCATCATCATCAAGGATCCCGCGGTGCTGGAGAGAATCGAGACCTGCCGCACCGCCATGTTCGACAAGACCGGCACCCTCACCTACGGCCAGCCACGTCTGACCGAGGTGGTCACCGGAGAGCCCTTCGAACGCGGCGACGTGCTGGGGCTGGTGGCGAGTGTCGAGCGCTACTCGCGACATCCCCTGGCGTCGGCCATCGTGGAGGACGCACGCCGGGGCGGGCTCGCGCTCTCGGAGGCGGGCGAGGTGAGCGAGCGGCCGGGCGAGGGGCTGCGCGGCATGGTGCGCGGACACGCCATCCGGGTGACCAGCCGCGCCAAGGTGGCCGTGGAACGGCCCGAGGTGGTGTCCCTTCTGCCGGAGCACACCGGTGGCATGGAGTGCGTCGTGCTGATCGATGGCCGCTATGCGGCCACGTTCCGCTTCCGCGACGAGCCGCGCGCGGACGGTGTTCCCTTCATCAGCCACCTCAAGGGCCGGCACCGGTTCGACAAGGTCATGCTCGTGTCAGGCGACCGCGAGTCGGAAGTCCGTTACCTGGCGGAGAAGGTGGGCATCCACGAGATCCACGCCAACCAGAGCCCGGAGCAGAAGCTGGAACTGGTGCGCGCGGAGACGCGCCTGGCACCCACGGTGTTTCTGGGCGATGGCATCAACGACGCGCCCGCGCTCACGGCGGCCACGGTGGGCATTGCCTTTGGCGAGGGTGACATCGCCACCGAAGCTGCCGGCGCGGTCATCCTGGACAGCTCGTTGCAGCGCGTGGACGAACTGATGCACATCGGTCGCCGCATGCGCAGCATCGCGCTGCAGAGTGCGGTGGGCGGAATGGCATTGAGCGTGCTCGCCATGCTGGTGGCGGCGGCGGGTTACCTGCCACCGGTGGCCGGCGCGATTACCCAGGAGATCATCGACGTCTTCGCGGTGGTCAACGCGCTGCGCGTCGCGGTGGCGCCCGGGCGGCTCATCGACTACAAGCCCGGCGCCTGA
- a CDS encoding methyltransferase domain-containing protein, which produces MPTSPETLVHETTYRKRNPVGWVHRNRLRAVAAAFDRYLTQSVTSWLDAGCSNGFIVEAMVAHRLAQFQRIAGFDNTPGLIERARAKGIPNAAFAVFDLNTVQPATERFALVTCLETLEHVGNIENAIANLVDRVEAGGLLLLSVPNETGLPGLVKLAGRAAVRRNPYDDFFADGGRARYVSRLLLNRRIDGFRKSGRGGYGPHLGFDYRTMEDHLRDTYVTKGVLERRAREITTLGMNVLLVYRKAR; this is translated from the coding sequence ATGCCGACATCACCCGAAACGCTCGTCCACGAGACCACGTACCGCAAGCGCAACCCGGTGGGCTGGGTGCACCGCAACCGCCTGCGCGCGGTCGCGGCCGCCTTCGACCGCTATCTCACGCAATCCGTGACTTCGTGGCTGGACGCCGGCTGCTCCAACGGCTTCATCGTGGAAGCGATGGTGGCGCACAGGCTGGCGCAGTTCCAGCGCATCGCGGGCTTCGACAACACACCCGGACTGATCGAGCGTGCCCGCGCCAAGGGAATACCCAACGCGGCCTTCGCGGTGTTCGATCTCAACACGGTGCAACCCGCAACCGAACGCTTCGCTCTTGTCACCTGCCTGGAAACGCTGGAGCACGTGGGCAACATCGAGAACGCCATCGCCAACCTCGTCGACCGTGTCGAGGCCGGCGGTCTGCTGCTGCTCTCGGTTCCCAACGAAACCGGTCTGCCCGGCCTGGTGAAGCTGGCCGGACGCGCGGCCGTGCGCAGGAATCCATACGATGACTTCTTCGCGGACGGCGGACGCGCGCGCTACGTGTCGCGGCTGCTGCTCAACCGGCGTATCGACGGGTTTCGCAAGTCCGGGCGCGGCGGCTACGGCCCCCACCTGGGTTTCGACTACCGCACCATGGAAGATCACCTGCGGGATACGTACGTGACGAAGGGCGTGCTGGAGCGGCGCGCGCGAGAGATCACAACCCTGGGGATGAACGTGCTGCTGGTGTATCGCAAGGCGCGTTAG
- a CDS encoding cation:proton antiporter: MELPLLKDIFVIFGLAVGVALVCHRFKIPPVVGLIITGVIAGPHGLRLTTEAEAVAQLAEIGVIFLLFTIGLEFSIDSIRLVKRLFFVGGPLQVFITAGIVFLLAWASGAEIPLAVLIGLTASLSSTAIILKLLQDRAELTSAHGKGTMAILIFQDIVFVPMMLLIPFLAGQGSDNMWAEIGGLVVKVLAIWLVVAFAAPRLVPRLMTHIARTQSNELFLLTTGVMCFAVAWLTSLMGLSLALGAFLAGLILSDSEHSHRTLENILPFRDVFSSFFFVSMGMLLDARYVADHAPALLLATGAVILIKAVVSTGVMQWLGLPYRVSLQAGIGLAQTGEFSLILLSTGLAAGLLNDGQYQFVLAACLFSMVAAPFLVAGAHSITDLAVRSPMPVRFREGRYFVAADADERLRDHIVIVGYGVIGAMVGHSARLCNIPYEAIELNYDMVREQSVRGVPIFYGDATQEASLLKANVREARVVVVAIPDPNGTRRVVALARRLNPAVEIVTRTRYVRDMARLYALGANDIVSEEVEASIKIFSVVLEKYGVAPDVIEGFGGVTHRQHDLRTVKRDPDAPPY, from the coding sequence GTGGAACTTCCGCTGCTCAAGGATATATTCGTCATCTTCGGCCTCGCGGTCGGGGTGGCGCTGGTCTGTCACCGCTTCAAGATTCCGCCGGTGGTGGGTCTCATCATTACCGGCGTCATCGCGGGACCGCACGGACTGCGGCTCACCACCGAGGCGGAGGCGGTGGCGCAGCTGGCCGAGATCGGCGTGATATTCCTGCTCTTCACCATCGGCCTCGAGTTCTCCATCGATTCCATCCGTCTGGTGAAACGGCTCTTCTTTGTGGGCGGCCCGCTGCAGGTGTTCATCACCGCCGGCATCGTGTTCCTGCTGGCCTGGGCCAGCGGCGCGGAGATTCCCCTCGCGGTTCTCATCGGGCTGACCGCCTCGCTCAGCAGCACCGCCATCATTCTCAAGCTCCTGCAGGACCGCGCCGAGCTCACCAGCGCGCACGGCAAGGGCACCATGGCCATCCTCATCTTCCAGGACATCGTGTTCGTGCCCATGATGCTGTTGATTCCCTTTCTGGCCGGGCAGGGCAGCGACAACATGTGGGCGGAGATCGGCGGACTGGTGGTCAAGGTGCTGGCCATCTGGCTGGTGGTGGCGTTTGCGGCGCCGCGGCTGGTGCCGCGCCTGATGACGCACATCGCGCGCACTCAGAGCAACGAACTGTTCCTGCTGACCACCGGCGTGATGTGCTTCGCGGTTGCCTGGCTGACCTCGCTGATGGGGCTTTCGCTGGCGCTGGGCGCGTTTCTGGCCGGGCTGATCCTTTCGGATTCGGAGCACAGTCACCGCACGCTCGAGAATATCCTCCCCTTTCGCGACGTGTTTTCGAGCTTCTTCTTCGTCTCCATGGGCATGCTGCTGGATGCGCGCTATGTGGCGGATCACGCCCCCGCGCTCCTGCTCGCAACGGGCGCGGTCATCTTGATCAAGGCGGTGGTGAGCACCGGCGTGATGCAGTGGCTTGGTCTCCCGTACCGCGTCTCCCTGCAGGCCGGTATCGGACTCGCGCAGACCGGTGAGTTTTCGTTGATCCTGCTCAGCACGGGGTTGGCGGCGGGACTTCTCAACGACGGGCAGTACCAGTTCGTGCTGGCGGCGTGCCTGTTCTCCATGGTGGCGGCGCCGTTTCTGGTGGCCGGCGCGCACAGCATCACGGACCTGGCGGTGCGTTCGCCCATGCCGGTGCGCTTTCGCGAGGGACGCTACTTCGTGGCGGCCGATGCCGACGAGCGGCTGCGCGATCACATCGTCATCGTCGGCTACGGTGTGATCGGCGCCATGGTGGGGCACTCGGCACGGCTGTGCAACATCCCCTACGAGGCCATCGAACTCAACTACGACATGGTGCGCGAACAGAGCGTGCGCGGCGTGCCTATTTTTTACGGCGACGCCACCCAGGAAGCGTCGTTGCTCAAGGCCAACGTGCGCGAGGCGCGCGTGGTGGTGGTGGCGATTCCCGACCCCAACGGCACGCGGCGGGTGGTGGCGCTGGCGCGGCGCCTCAATCCTGCGGTCGAGATCGTCACCCGCACGCGCTACGTGCGCGACATGGCGCGCCTGTACGCGCTGGGCGCCAACGACATCGTTTCGGAAGAGGTGGAGGCATCCATCAAGATCTTCTCGGTGGTGCTGGAGAAGTACGGGGTGGCCCCCGACGTCATCGAGGGGTTCGGCGGTGTCACCCACCGCCAGCACGACTTGCGCACCGTCAAGCGCGATCCCGACGCCCCGCCTTATTGA